Genomic segment of Chloracidobacterium sp. N:
CGGTTTGGGCGCACGCCGTTCAGGCCATAGTCAGCGAAAACTTCAACCGAGGGGAGATGTTCGGCCGCCACGGCCGCCTGTTCCCGGCTGGCCGCTTCGTACTGAAGCCGGGCCAGGACGACTTCAAGCCGCTGCTGCAGCGCGGCCGACTGTGCGGCGGCCACGTCCGGCGTGGATACGGGGACGAACCGCAGCTCGCCGGTCAGGGTCAGTTCGGCGTCGGCCGGTACGGCCATGAGCCGCCGCAACCGCGCCTGGGACTGCTCCAGCTCAACCTGCGCCTGCGCCCGGCGGGCGTCTTCCTCAGCCAGGCGGACGCCGGCCCGAACGACATCGAGCTGGGTGGCCAGTCCGGCCGCGCGCTGTTCCTGCGCCAGATGCACCAGGGCGCGCGCCGTCACGATTTCACGCTCGGCGGCGCTGACCAGCGATTGTGCGCGCAGCACATCCAGATAGGCCAGCAGGACTTCGCCGGTGATCTGTTGCCGCACGAGCTGCGCTTCCACTTCAGCGGCCTGGCGGGCCGTCTGCGTGGCGCGATGGCGCTGCACGGCCGACCAGTCAAACAACTGCTGCGTAAGCTGCAAGCGGGCGTCAAACGTGTCAAAGACGATGATGGAACTGATGCCCGGCAGGAAACCGCCCAATCCCTGTGCGGCCAGGTTGATGGCGGAATTGGCGCGTGTCACCACGCCA
This window contains:
- a CDS encoding TolC family protein, encoding MFLSRHVWLPVIIGVALSGNSAPAQHLPPVRRLPVPGVVYPPAGGHAPRPLSPARAVEMALAGETSVRLAAERREEARGRALEARAALLPNLSGVVTRANSAINLAAQGLGGFLPGISSIIVFDTFDARLQLTQQLFDWSAVQRHRATQTARQAAEVEAQLVRQQITGEVLLAYLDVLRAQSLVSAAEREIVTARALVHLAQEQRAAGLATQLDVVRAGVRLAEEDARRAQAQVELEQSQARLRRLMAVPADAELTLTGELRFVPVSTPDVAAAQSAALQQRLEVVLARLQYEAASREQAAVAAEHLPSVEVFADYGLNGVRPNRFALPTRTFGVRVNVPVFNGGASFGRLVAEKSRARQRELEVADVQRQVEQEVRLAVVLLSAAAEQVAAAEQAVTLAQREVELAEERFAAGVADNLEVIRAQSALSQARTARIQALAQHVMTRVNWALALGTIEQFQW